A window of the Eleutherodactylus coqui strain aEleCoq1 chromosome 8, aEleCoq1.hap1, whole genome shotgun sequence genome harbors these coding sequences:
- the LOC136577825 gene encoding histone H1B-like encodes MAETAPAAAPPAAEPAAKSKKQPKKSAAGGAKKSKKSSGPGVSELIVRAVSASKERSGVSLAALKKALAAGGYDVEKNNSRLKLAVKSLVTKGSLLQVKGSGASGSFKLNKKQETKDKPAKKKPASAAKPKKPAGAKKAAKSPKKPKKAPAKSPKKAKKPAAAAAKKVAKSPKKASKPKAAPKPKKVTKSPAKKAVKPKAAKSPAKKAVKAKKSAAKK; translated from the coding sequence ATGgcagaaaccgcgccagccgccgCTCCTCCTGCCGCCGAGCCGGCTGCCAAATCCAAGAAGCAGCCGAAGAAATCCGCCGCAGGGGGCGCCAAGAAAAGCAAGAAGTCCTCCGGTCCCGGCGTGTCGGAGCTGATCGTCAGAGCCGTGTCCGCCTCTAAAGAGCGCAGCGGGGTGTCTCTAGCCGCCCTGAAGAAGGCTCTGGCTGCCGGAGGGTACGATGTAGAGAAGAATAACAGCCGCCTGAAGCTGGCCGTCAAGTCTCTGGTCACCAAGGGCAGCCTGCTCCAGGTGAAAGGCAGCGGCGCCTCCGGCTCCTTCAAGCTGAACAAGAAGCAGGAGACTAAGGACAAGCCGGCCAAAAAGAAGCCAGCGTCTGCGGCCAAGCCCAAGAAGCCCGCTGGAGCCAAGAAAGCGGCGAAATCTCCTAAGAAGCCCAAGAAGGCTCCTGCCAAAAGCccgaaaaaagcaaagaaacctGCAGCGGCCGCCGCCAAGAAAGTGGCCAAGAGCCCGAAAAAAGCCTCAAAGCCGAAGGCCGCCCCAAAGCCCAAGAAGGTGACGAAGAGTCCGGCTAAGAAGGCGGTCAAACCCAAAGCTGCCAAGAGTCCGGCTAAGAAGGCTGTTAAAGCCAAGAAGAGTGCGGCTAAGAAATAA
- the LOC136577826 gene encoding histone H2B 1.1, giving the protein MPDPAKSAPAPKKGSKKAVTKTQKKDGKKRRKTRKESYAIYVYKVLKQVHPDTGISSKAMGIMNSFVNDIFERIAGEASRLAHYNKRSTITSREIQTAVRLLLPGELAKHAVSEGTKAVTKYTSAK; this is encoded by the coding sequence ATGCCTGATCCCGCCAAGTCTGCTCCAGCGCCCAAGAAGGGCTCCAAGAAAGCCGTGACCAAGACTCAGAAAAAGGACGGCAAGAAGCGTAGGAAGACCAGGAAGGAGAGCTATGCCATCTACGTGTACAAGGTGCTGAAGCAGGTCCACCCCGACACCGGCATCTCCTCCAAGGCCATGGGCATCATGAACTCGTTCGTCAACGACATCTTCGAGCGAATCGCAGGGGAAGCCTCCCGCCTGGCTCACTACAACAAGCGCTCCACCATCACCTCCCGGGAGATTCAGACCGCTGTGCGCCTGCTTCTGCCTGGAGAGCTGGCCAAGCACGCCGTGTCCGAAGGCACCAAGGCCGTCACCAAGTACACCAGCGCCAAGTAA
- the LOC136578115 gene encoding histone H3, with the protein MARTKQTARKSTGGKAPRKQLATKAARKSAPATGGVKKPHRYRPGTVALREIRRYQKSTELLIRKLPFQRLVREIAQDFKTDLRFQSSAVMALQEASEAYLVGLFEDTNLCAIHAKRVTIMPKDIQLARRIRGERA; encoded by the coding sequence ATGGCCAGAACCAAGCAGACCGCTCGTAAATCCACCGGAGGGAAAGCTCCCCGCAAGCAGCTGGCTACGAAGGCCGCCAGGAAGAGCGCTCCTGCCACCGGCGGAGTGAAGAAGCCTCACCGCTACCGTCCAGGTACagtggctctccgtgaaatccgtCGCTACCAGAAGTCCACCGAGCTGCTGATTCGTAAGCTTCCTTTTCAGCGCCTGGTGAGAGAGATCGCCCAGGACTTCAAGACTGACCTGCGCTTCCAGAGCTCAGCGGTCATGGCCCTGCAGGAGGCCAGCGAGGCTTACCTGGTAGGACTGTTCGAGGACACCAATCTGTGCGCCATCCACGCCAAGCGGGTCACCATCATGCCCAAAGACATCCAGCTGGCCCGCAGGATTCGCGGAGAGAGGGCTTAG
- the LOC136577827 gene encoding histone H2A type 1-like: MSGRGKQGGKVRAKAKTRSSRAGLQFPVGRVHRLLRKGNYAERVGAGAPVYMAAVLEYLTAEILELAGNAARDNKKTRIIPRHLQLAVRNDEELNKLLGGVTIAQGGVLPNIQAVLLPKKTESSKTSKSK, translated from the coding sequence ATGTCTGGACGCGGCAAACAAGGAGGCAAAGTCCGTGCTAAGGCCAAGACTCGCTCATCCCGGGCAGGGCTGCAGTTCCCTGTCGGCCGTGTGCACAGGCTTCTCCGCAAGGGCAACTACGCTGAGAGGGTGGGCGCCGGCGCTCCGGTCTATATGGCAGCAGTGCTAGAATATCTGACCGCTGAGATTCTGGAATTGGCTGGCAATGCCGCCCGGGACAACAAGAAGACCCGCATCATCCCCCGTCACCTTCAGCTGGCTGTGCGCAACGACGAGGAGCTGAACAAGCTGCTCGGTGGGGTGACCATCGCCCAGGGAGGCGTCCTACCCAACATCCAGGCCGTGCTGCTGCCCAAGAAGACCGAGAGCAGCAAGACGAGCAAGAGCAAGTGA